A single Mangifera indica cultivar Alphonso chromosome 20, CATAS_Mindica_2.1, whole genome shotgun sequence DNA region contains:
- the LOC123203895 gene encoding rac-like GTP-binding protein ARAC8: protein MASSASRFIKCVTVGDGAVGKTCLLICYTSNKFPTDYIPTVFDNFSANVIAEGTTVNLGLWDTAGQEDYNRLRPLSYRGADVFVLAFSLVSRASYENVLKKWIPELQHYSPGVPVVLVGTKLDLRDDKHYLADHPGMVPVTTAQGEELRKQIGAAYYIECSSKTQQNVKAVFDAAIRVVIKPPQKQKEKKKKQHGGCLLNVLCARNLVGLK, encoded by the exons ATGGCTTCTAGTGCTTCAAGGTTCATCAAGTGTGTCACAGTTGGTGATGGAGCTGTTGGAAAGACTTGCTTGCTTATTTGCTATACAAGTAACAAGTTTCCTACT GATTATATACCAACCGTGTTCGATAACTTCAGTGCAAATGTGATAGCTGAAGGCACAACTGTCAACTTAGGCCTCTGGGATACAGCTG GGCAAGAGGATTACAACAGGTTGAGGCCATTGAGCTACAGAGGAGCAGATGTTTTTGTCTTAGCTTTCTCTTTAGTTAGTCGGGCAAGCTATGAGAATGTTCTGAAAAAG TGGATCCCTGAACTGCAGCATTACTCTCCTGGAGTACCAGTTGTATTGGTTGGAACCAAATTGG ATCTTCGTGATGATAAACATTATTTGGCTGATCACCCAGGAATGGTGCCTGTTACCACTGCACAA gGAGAAGAACTCCGTAAACAGATTGGTGCTGCATATTACATTGAGTGCAGCTCAAAAACTCAGCAG AATGTGAAGGCAGTGTTTGATGCTGCAATCAGGGTAGTTATCAAACCTCCACAGAaacaaaaggagaaaaagaaaaagcaacaTGGAGGATGCCTACT